GGATGTGGTTCAGCTTTGCAATTTCCTAACTAAGATGGGTGCTGATATTGAAGGAATTGGAACCGATACGTTGACCATCAAAGCTGTAGATTCTTTACAAGGCATTGAAGTCTCAAACGATCCGGATAGAATTGAGTTAGGAACCTTTATGATTGCCGGAGCGATGTTTCCCGGATCTGAGTTAACGCTCACGGGATGTAATCCTGAGCAACTGGGTAACTTCACGAAAAAGCTAAAGCAAACCGGTACTTCTGTTGAAGTTGACGGAACGACCATCCATGTAAAGGCGCCCGAAAAGCTAAAACCGGTTTCCATTAAAACTGAAATTTACCCCGGCTTCCCAACAGACCTTCAAGCCCAATGGGCGACGATGATGACACAAGCTGAGGGCGAATCTAAAGTTACCGATACGGTTTATTTTGATCGATTCAGCTATGTCCCGGAACTCAATCGTTTAGGTGCTGAGCTGGAGGTAGAAAAGAATACGGTTCATATTTCAGGAAAGACTCCACTGACCGGAGCTTCCGTAATGAGTACCGACCTCCGTGCGAGTGTCAGTTTGGTTTTAGCGGCTATGGTTGCGGAAAATCATACCGATGTACTTCGTATTTATCATTTAGATCGCGGATATGAATCTCTTGAAAACAAACTGAGTGCTGTCGGAGCTTCCATTAAGCGGGTTGATGAGGAAGGATAATCTTCTCCTTTACTTTATCTTCTGTTATCAATAAAAAGCGTTTACATTAATCCCCTTTCACAGTTATATTGATCGCAGAAGAAATCGACCTAAACAAACTTTTTTAAACTATTTTTTGATTGCATAACGCACAGAATACATACCAAAAACAAACTTTGGTGGCATCATTGATTACCTTTTGTAACGATGCCTTCATCGATTTTTTCTTTTTCTGCGGTTTAATAATTACAGCCTTAACCCAGAATCTCTTTTCTGATTCCGATACGGAATCCCCTAATAAAACAATTTTAACAGATATTATTCCCGAAGTAGCCGCTCGTCCGCTTGCTTCAAACCCCGCTCTCAATAATGAGACCGTAATCAATTTGCAACGTAAATTAATACGATGGTTCGTTTGCAGGGGTAGCAGTGGCTTCCGGGATAGGAAGAATTTTACCAATGAAAAATCAAATTATTATACACTCTTCGGGGAATCAAACCCGAATTGCGCTTTTAGAAAACAGCGAGTTAGCGCAGCTATTCATAGAAACGGAAGAAAACCAGCGTACTGTTGGTAATATTTATGTAGCCCGTGTTCATAAGGTGTTAAGTGGTATTCGTGCCGCTTTCATCGATATGGGTACTCCTAAAGACGCCTTTTTACACTTTTCGGATGCCGGCGACCATTTGGATGAATACGTTACCAAGCTAAATGGTGAGAACGCAATTCCTAGCCACGCTAAAAAAGACATTGCCAATAAGGACAATCTTTCAAACGTACAGAAGCAGGTTCTCGCGGGTAAAATTCTACGTACCGGACAAAAGCTTTTAGTTCAGATCGTTAAAGAGCCTATTGGTTCTAAAGGCCCTCGTATTTCAACGGATATCACCATTGCAGGGCGTTTTCTCGTTCTTATTCCTATGGGTGATTACATCGCGGTTTCTAAGAAAATTGGCCATTATAAAGAACGCCGTCGCCTTAAAGGAATCCTTAACAATATGGTTCCCGATGGGTTTGGTGTGATTGTACGAACCGTTGCTCAGGGGCAGGATAAAAAAGCTCTTGAGGACGATCTTCGCAACGTTCTGAAGAAATGGGAGCAAATTGTCGATAAACTGGAAGACGCCAAGCCCCCTTCTCTTTTGTACCGTGATTTGAATATGACGGAAAGCCTGATTCGTGATTTATTTGCTAAAAACTATGATCGCGTACTGATTGATGATCAGAAAATGTATCGTCAAATTAAATCATATGTGAGTCAAATAGCTCCTCAGATGGTTCCAAATGTGGAATTGTATAAAGGGAAAGAGCATATTTTCGATTACATGAAAGTTGCTCACGACGTGAACTCCATCTTCAGTCCAAGAGTGAGAATGAAGTCGGGTGGATATCTGATTTTTGAACAAACTGAAGCTATGTATGTAGTGGATGTTAACTCAGGGCCTTATGCCGCTAAAAAACGTCAAGAGGATAATTCCCTCAAAACCAACCTTGAAGCCGCTCGTGAGATTGCCAAGCAACTCAGGCTGAGAGACATTGGTGGTATCATTGTAGTCGATTTTATTGACTTGCGCGATGACAAGAACCGTAAGAAAATCTACGACGAGCTCAAGAAAGAGTTTGTTAAAGACCCGGCTAAGACCAATGTAATTGGAATGAGTGATTTTGGCTTGGTTCAAATTACCCGCCAGCGAATTCGCCCAAGTGTGGTTAACTCCGTATCAAAAGTTTGCCCTGTTTGTGGTGGCTCCGGTAATGTAGTTACTCAAGACACTATCCTAACCGACCTTGAAACTTGGTTGAGCAAATTCAAGCATAACACCAGCTACCGAGCTGTTGACCTGTATGTGAATCCATACCTCAAGTCTGTACTGACAAAAGGTCTGATGAGTACAAAATTGAAGTGGATGGCTAAATTCCGCATCAAAGTATCTCTTATTGGTGATGAGACGGTTTCCATGAATGAATTCCGTGCAACACTTGTAGGTTCTGATATAGACATCACTGATATTGTTATGAGGGATGAGTCTATTGAGGAAGTTCTTAACCGTGAAGGCGAATTAATTGAGCTTGAAAGCGGAAAAGGGAACAAAGAAAACCTTGATATCTCAAAAAAAGAGAAGAGCAGCTAAAGCAGATAGTCAGGTAACAGTGACAATTCGAACGGAATAAACCGTTCGAATTACCAACAAGTCTTCTATTTGGCCCTTGGCTTGGTTTTTGTACCTCTTCCATCAACTATCAAGAACAAATTTATTTTATGAAATTATCTGATTTACATGCGACTACCGTTGTTGGTGTGATTCATAATGGTAAAGCCGCCATTGGAAGTGACGGCCAGGCTACTATGAATAAAACGGTCATGAAAAGCACCGTCAAAAAAGTACGCAAACTCCATGAAGGTAAAATTCTTGCCGGGTTTGCCGGTTCCACCGCCGATGCATTCACCCTTTTCGAGAAATATGAAGAGAAGCTGAATGAGTATAACGGAAATATGGAACGCGCAGCAGTTGAGTTGGCCAAAGAATGGCGGAAAGATAAATTCCTCCAAAAGCTGGAAGCCCTGCTTGTTGTTATGAATAATGAGAAAGGATTGTTGATCTCCGGCCAGGGTGATGTTATTGAACCCGACGATGAAGTTGCAACCATTGGAAGTGGCGGTTCCTATGCCCTTTCAGCGGCAAGAGCGATGAAAAAACACGCACCAGAATTATCTGCCCGTGAGATCGTTGAAGAATCCCTGCACATCGCAGCCGACATCGACATCTACACCAATCATAATATTACGATTTTAGAAATTGAAGACTGATATGCTAACTATTGAAGAAAAGAATTTGACCCCGCAGCAAATTGTAGCTGCATTAGACAAGTATATTGTCGGGCAAAAGTCAGCAAAGAGATCTGTATCCATCGCACTTCGAAACCGATGGAGAAGGCTGAATTCCGATGAGGAAATCAGAGATGAAATTATCCCAAATAACATTTTACTGATTGGACCAACTGGTGTCGGTAAAACCGAAATCGCCCGACGTTTAGCGAAACTTGCTCACGCTCCATTTATGAAAGTGGAAGCATCCAAGTTCACCGAAGTTGGGTATGTCGGCCGCGATGTTGAATCCATGATCCGTGACCTGACCGATGTAGCCATAAGCATGGTGAAAAAGGAAATGCAGGATCGTGTTAAAGAGAAAGCTGCTCATAAAGCTGAAGAACGAATTTTAGACATCCTCATCCCTCCCGTTAAAAAGGCGGGTGCCGGCTTTAAAAGCAGCTCCAGTAATGGCGATGATTTTGATCCAGGTAATGCAAGCGATTCTGAATTAAACGAACGCACGCGCGAACGATTCCGAGAGAAACTCAGAAATGAAGAACTTGAGGAACGTGAAATTGAAATTGAAGTCAATTCTTCTAAAAACCCAATGATGAAAGTTTTTGGACCTCAGGGTATGGAGGAGATGGGCATCAATCTACAGGATATGCTGGGCAACCTCGGCAAAGGAAATAAAAAGTCTAAGCGTAAACTTCCTATTAAAGAGGCCCGCGAGATTTTAACTGAAGAAGAAGCTGAAAAGCTTATTGACCATGAATCTGCTGTTCAGGAAGCTCTTGAGCGCGTTCAAAAACAAGGTATCGTCTTTATTGATGAGATTGACAAAATCGCCGAATCCTCTACCGGAAGTGGCGGAAAGGGTGGTCCTGATGTAAGCCGTCAAGGTGTGCAGCGTGATCTCCTCCCTATTGTTGAAGGTAGCGCGGTAAATACCAAACATGGTATAGTGAAAACAGATCACATTCTGTTTATTGGTTCAGGTGCATTTCATGTATCCAAACCATCAGATTTAATTCCTGAACTGCAGGGACGTTTTCCAATTAGAGTTGAATTAAACTCACTGACTGAAGACGATTTCGTTGATATTCTTTCTAAACCAAAGAATGCCTTAACCAAGCAGTATATAGCAATGCTTGATACTGAAGGCGTTCAAATTGAGTTTAAAGAGGATGCCATTCGTGAAATTGCTCGGATTGCAGCTGAAGTGAATTCATCTGTTGAAAATATAGGAGCCCGACGGTTACATACCATCATGTCTTCCCTGTTTGATGAACTTTTATTTGCCGTTCCGGATGATATCAACTCGGGTGAAATC
The window above is part of the Balneola sp. genome. Proteins encoded here:
- the murA gene encoding UDP-N-acetylglucosamine 1-carboxyvinyltransferase, whose translation is MDKFIIEGGTPLKGTIPISGSKNAALPLMAASLLGNSASTINNIPRLKDIYTFNNVIRVVGAQVDFKEDENTLIIDPTNVNHLEAPYDLVRKMRASFYMLGALVGKHGYAKVSLPGGCAWGPRPVDLHLKGMEAMGINIELEKGYVIAKADEKVEGGSFTLEPSSVGATVNLLLASVLKAKKFTINNAAKEPDVVQLCNFLTKMGADIEGIGTDTLTIKAVDSLQGIEVSNDPDRIELGTFMIAGAMFPGSELTLTGCNPEQLGNFTKKLKQTGTSVEVDGTTIHVKAPEKLKPVSIKTEIYPGFPTDLQAQWATMMTQAEGESKVTDTVYFDRFSYVPELNRLGAELEVEKNTVHISGKTPLTGASVMSTDLRASVSLVLAAMVAENHTDVLRIYHLDRGYESLENKLSAVGASIKRVDEEG
- a CDS encoding HslU--HslV peptidase proteolytic subunit, with the translated sequence MKLSDLHATTVVGVIHNGKAAIGSDGQATMNKTVMKSTVKKVRKLHEGKILAGFAGSTADAFTLFEKYEEKLNEYNGNMERAAVELAKEWRKDKFLQKLEALLVVMNNEKGLLISGQGDVIEPDDEVATIGSGGSYALSAARAMKKHAPELSAREIVEESLHIAADIDIYTNHNITILEIED
- the hslU gene encoding HslU--HslV peptidase ATPase subunit (heat shock protein involved in degradation of misfolded proteins) → MLTIEEKNLTPQQIVAALDKYIVGQKSAKRSVSIALRNRWRRLNSDEEIRDEIIPNNILLIGPTGVGKTEIARRLAKLAHAPFMKVEASKFTEVGYVGRDVESMIRDLTDVAISMVKKEMQDRVKEKAAHKAEERILDILIPPVKKAGAGFKSSSSNGDDFDPGNASDSELNERTRERFREKLRNEELEEREIEIEVNSSKNPMMKVFGPQGMEEMGINLQDMLGNLGKGNKKSKRKLPIKEAREILTEEEAEKLIDHESAVQEALERVQKQGIVFIDEIDKIAESSTGSGGKGGPDVSRQGVQRDLLPIVEGSAVNTKHGIVKTDHILFIGSGAFHVSKPSDLIPELQGRFPIRVELNSLTEDDFVDILSKPKNALTKQYIAMLDTEGVQIEFKEDAIREIARIAAEVNSSVENIGARRLHTIMSSLFDELLFAVPDDINSGEITIDKTYVDKQLAGIVKDKDLSHYIL